A section of the Clostridium sp. TW13 genome encodes:
- a CDS encoding BMP family lipoprotein, translating to MKKKRLIATMLSVAVAATLFAGCAKKDGAGKSAGAKLQFGMATDQGGLGDKSFNDAAKKGLDDAQSQFSDKVSKPNVLESKQAENYEPNLTTLAKTNDLTVGVGFLMKDAVEKVAKANPNKKFVLIDETSTLKNVKSLTFKANEGSFLMGVIAGKTTKTNKIGFIGGVSSPLIEAFEAGFIAGVKAVNPAAAADLVSKKTVKYAGSFGDSGKGYELAKSLYNDGCDVIYHAAGATGLGMFKAAKETGKWAIGVDQDQAVTNKDYASVILSSMLKKVDVAVTSACKEVVDGNFKADVTVYGLKEGAIDMAPSTSTNTKADVIDLANKYKKAIVDGKFTVPSTVKDLANFTAPAL from the coding sequence ATGAAAAAGAAAAGACTAATTGCTACTATGTTATCAGTTGCTGTTGCAGCAACATTATTTGCTGGATGTGCAAAGAAGGATGGAGCTGGTAAATCAGCTGGAGCAAAATTACAATTTGGTATGGCAACAGATCAAGGAGGATTAGGGGATAAATCTTTCAATGATGCAGCTAAAAAAGGACTAGATGATGCTCAATCACAATTTTCTGATAAGGTATCTAAACCAAATGTACTTGAATCAAAGCAAGCTGAAAATTATGAACCAAACCTTACAACTTTAGCTAAGACAAACGACTTAACAGTTGGTGTTGGATTCTTAATGAAGGATGCAGTAGAAAAAGTTGCAAAAGCAAATCCAAACAAGAAGTTTGTTCTTATCGATGAAACATCAACATTAAAGAACGTAAAATCATTAACTTTCAAAGCTAATGAAGGTTCATTCTTAATGGGAGTTATAGCTGGAAAGACAACTAAAACAAATAAAATTGGATTTATTGGTGGAGTTTCAAGTCCATTAATAGAAGCTTTTGAAGCTGGATTTATAGCAGGTGTTAAAGCAGTTAACCCAGCAGCAGCAGCAGATTTAGTTTCAAAGAAAACTGTAAAATATGCAGGATCATTTGGTGATTCAGGTAAGGGATATGAACTTGCTAAATCATTATACAATGATGGTTGTGATGTAATTTATCATGCAGCTGGAGCAACTGGATTAGGTATGTTCAAAGCAGCTAAAGAAACTGGTAAATGGGCAATTGGTGTTGACCAAGACCAAGCAGTTACAAACAAAGATTATGCAAGTGTAATTTTATCATCAATGTTAAAGAAAGTTGATGTAGCAGTTACATCAGCTTGTAAAGAAGTTGTTGATGGAAACTTCAAAGCAGACGTAACAGTTTACGGATTAAAAGAAGGTGCTATTGACATGGCTCCATCTACAAGCACAAACACAAAGGCAGATGTTATTGATTTAGCTAACAAATACAAGAAAGCAATAGTAGATGGAAAGTTTACAGTACCATCAACTGTTAAAGATTTAGCTAACTTTACAGCACCAGCACTTTAA
- a CDS encoding DegV family protein, which translates to MEKIKIITDSTADIPMSIFREKDIEVLPLLINFGEESYLDGVEINPKHMFKRIEEEDVLPTTAQVTPNRFYDCFKKYLEEGYKIVSIHLSSNMSGTYQSACIAKNMLETEDIEVIDSQNVTSGLGLLVLKAHELKEQGINIHEIKEQLDIIKDKISASLAFESLDNLVRGGRISKTAGVIGSVLGIRLILDVQDGMMAVKNKVRGSKKAIRTIIEEFESSDRTPDELVALLNAENEEIFEGLKKYLVENNIEHIECEVGCSVGIHSGPKAAGLFFIRK; encoded by the coding sequence ATGGAAAAAATAAAAATTATCACTGATAGCACAGCGGATATACCTATGAGTATCTTTAGAGAAAAAGATATTGAGGTGCTACCACTATTGATAAATTTCGGAGAAGAAAGTTATTTAGATGGTGTAGAAATCAATCCGAAGCATATGTTTAAAAGAATTGAAGAAGAGGACGTGCTTCCAACAACAGCACAAGTTACTCCGAATAGATTTTATGATTGCTTTAAGAAGTACTTGGAAGAGGGGTACAAGATAGTTTCAATTCATTTATCTTCAAATATGAGTGGAACTTATCAGTCAGCATGCATTGCAAAGAATATGCTTGAAACTGAAGATATAGAAGTAATTGATTCTCAGAATGTTACATCAGGTTTAGGACTATTGGTTCTAAAAGCACATGAGCTGAAAGAACAAGGAATTAATATACATGAGATAAAGGAACAATTAGATATAATTAAGGATAAAATATCAGCTTCTTTAGCATTTGAAAGCCTTGATAATTTAGTGAGAGGCGGAAGAATATCTAAAACAGCAGGGGTTATAGGCAGTGTTTTAGGAATAAGACTAATTCTAGATGTACAAGATGGAATGATGGCTGTTAAAAATAAAGTAAGAGGAAGTAAGAAAGCTATAAGAACTATCATTGAGGAATTTGAAAGTTCAGATAGAACACCTGATGAATTGGTGGCATTATTAAATGCAGAAAATGAAGAGATTTTTGAAGGTTTGAAGAAATACCTAGTAGAGAATAATATAGAGCATATTGAGTGTGAAGTTGGTTGCTCAGTTGGAATACATTCAGGCCCTAAGGCAGCAGGATTATTTTTTATTAGAAAATAG
- a CDS encoding tRNA (cytidine(34)-2'-O)-methyltransferase, with translation MNLNIVLYQPEIPQNTGNIARTCVLTNSTLHLIKPLGFSLDEKHLIRAGLDYWKDLKLEIHESYEEFMKKYGDKRIFLASTHATDRYSDVKYEAGDFIMFGRESCGVPENVHQDLKGIRTPMLETSTRSLNLSNTVAIIAYEALRQLEFPNMK, from the coding sequence GTGAATCTTAATATAGTTTTATACCAACCAGAAATACCACAAAATACAGGAAATATTGCAAGAACTTGTGTACTTACTAACTCAACTTTGCATCTTATAAAACCGTTAGGATTTAGCTTGGACGAAAAGCATCTAATACGAGCAGGTCTTGATTATTGGAAGGATTTAAAGCTTGAAATACATGAAAGTTATGAAGAGTTCATGAAAAAATATGGAGATAAGCGAATTTTCCTAGCGTCAACTCATGCTACGGATAGATATTCTGATGTAAAATATGAAGCTGGTGATTTTATAATGTTTGGTAGAGAATCCTGTGGTGTGCCAGAAAATGTTCATCAAGATCTTAAAGGAATAAGAACTCCAATGTTAGAAACAAGCACTCGTTCATTAAATTTATCAAATACAGTTGCAATCATAGCATATGAGGCATTAAGACAATTGGAATTTCCTAATATGAAATAG
- a CDS encoding transglutaminase-like domain-containing protein, whose translation MEDEVLKSIKEKTYNIVESVLYICFIIYFMIKGFYIRGNVWGTCIKYIIVSYCCIEGIRYGIPYLFNYCREYLKASGVQFIKRIILLGVILCIMAMYFDWSKIIDFFYNTEVHFVNMVSVNNVDITMTRNVFLFSIPLLIIIFSFLINKHLEFLISAIIFIVIVVLYNLGYKPSIDKMITTFIAINFIIFGLRSTYMKKNCNQKDKYNIVMLVSVALIVAIIGNNFSIDYKGLKDKFVTKNTGFAAKNLTGLYDSSNKMGGPISLDNKLAFKYSFPNGVTTGYTYFKADTEDYYTGKNWIKSQAKTALDVKKFKNTVENVIKISDKYKNDVEIYPEEEVKDAILVPNLSYNITMINKEIKPTFDWYRNNFNISKSNMNSYDVEFIDEAIYSRNKGEKDVDYVNRINKISRDYYSFDDGPESFDMYTQLPVTVTERTKNLAYEITHDCRNNFEKAEKIAEYLRRNYTYSLTPKNIPEGQDFVDHFLFDEKQGYCVYFATAMTVLCRSVDIPARFVRGFKDGYRFKQKDTVYEMSNKDSHAWCEVYTNPFEETYKEMNNSLIQPTKPFWVIMDPTSTPNEVSVQHVQEEDKRAKAIGVFMYDGSNIKKKVHNTDSDVYKNLTPNHNYRPDSTNINERTAKNSNKLIVIAIILFILLLSTILRICWILLKNQRIRKNKKIKMIYAHSMKLVSFIGYKKNPAETDLEFAARISDEEMSEILLNTVKAMNKHYYGRHYIKRQDTKDLERLKSIVKSRGKFNYYINIFFHY comes from the coding sequence ATGGAAGATGAGGTACTAAAATCAATAAAAGAAAAAACATATAATATAGTTGAGTCAGTTTTATATATATGTTTTATAATATATTTCATGATAAAGGGGTTTTATATTCGTGGAAATGTATGGGGAACATGCATTAAATATATAATAGTATCATATTGTTGTATAGAAGGGATAAGGTACGGTATACCTTATTTATTTAATTATTGTAGGGAGTATTTAAAAGCTAGCGGAGTCCAATTTATAAAAAGAATAATACTTTTAGGTGTTATATTATGTATAATGGCAATGTATTTTGACTGGTCAAAAATTATTGATTTCTTTTATAATACAGAAGTTCACTTTGTAAATATGGTATCAGTAAACAATGTTGATATTACTATGACTCGAAATGTATTTCTATTTTCAATTCCTTTATTAATAATAATCTTTAGTTTTCTAATAAATAAACACTTAGAGTTTTTGATTTCAGCAATTATCTTTATTGTAATTGTAGTTCTGTACAACTTAGGCTACAAGCCATCCATTGATAAAATGATTACTACATTTATTGCGATTAATTTTATTATTTTTGGACTTAGGTCAACCTATATGAAAAAGAATTGCAATCAAAAAGATAAGTACAATATAGTAATGTTAGTTAGTGTGGCTTTAATTGTGGCTATCATAGGAAATAATTTTAGCATTGACTATAAAGGACTTAAAGATAAGTTTGTAACTAAAAATACGGGGTTTGCTGCAAAGAATTTAACAGGATTGTATGATAGTTCAAATAAAATGGGAGGACCAATAAGTTTAGATAATAAATTAGCGTTTAAATATAGTTTTCCTAATGGAGTAACAACTGGTTATACTTATTTCAAAGCAGATACTGAAGATTACTACACAGGTAAAAATTGGATAAAGAGCCAGGCCAAAACAGCACTGGATGTCAAAAAATTTAAAAATACAGTTGAAAATGTAATCAAAATTTCAGATAAGTATAAGAATGATGTTGAAATCTATCCTGAGGAAGAAGTTAAGGATGCAATTTTGGTTCCTAATTTGAGCTATAATATAACGATGATCAATAAAGAAATAAAGCCTACATTTGATTGGTATAGAAATAATTTTAATATTTCTAAAAGTAATATGAATTCTTATGACGTAGAGTTTATAGATGAAGCTATTTATTCTAGGAACAAAGGCGAAAAAGACGTAGATTATGTAAACAGGATAAATAAAATTTCGAGAGACTATTATTCTTTTGATGATGGTCCTGAAAGTTTTGATATGTACACGCAGTTACCAGTTACAGTCACAGAGAGAACAAAAAATTTAGCTTATGAAATAACACACGATTGTAGAAATAACTTTGAAAAAGCAGAAAAAATAGCTGAGTATTTGCGAAGAAATTATACTTATTCTTTAACTCCTAAAAATATACCAGAAGGACAGGACTTTGTTGATCATTTCTTATTTGATGAAAAGCAAGGGTATTGCGTATATTTTGCTACAGCAATGACAGTGTTATGCAGAAGTGTAGATATACCAGCCAGATTTGTAAGAGGGTTCAAGGATGGATACAGGTTTAAACAAAAAGATACTGTATACGAGATGAGTAATAAAGACTCTCATGCATGGTGTGAGGTTTATACCAATCCATTCGAAGAAACTTATAAAGAAATGAATAATAGTCTCATACAACCCACAAAACCATTTTGGGTTATAATGGATCCAACTTCAACCCCAAATGAAGTTTCAGTACAACACGTGCAAGAAGAAGATAAACGTGCAAAAGCTATTGGGGTTTTTATGTATGATGGAAGTAATATTAAAAAGAAAGTTCATAATACTGATTCAGATGTGTATAAAAATTTAACGCCAAACCATAATTATAGGCCTGATAGTACTAACATAAATGAAAGAACAGCTAAAAACAGCAATAAATTAATTGTTATAGCAATTATATTGTTTATACTTTTACTTTCAACCATATTAAGAATTTGTTGGATACTGCTTAAGAATCAACGTATAAGAAAAAATAAGAAAATTAAGATGATATATGCTCACTCTATGAAGTTAGTTTCTTTTATTGGATATAAGAAAAATCCTGCGGAAACAGATTTAGAGTTTGCAGCTAGAATTTCTGATGAAGAGATGAGTGAAATACTTCTAAATACAGTGAAAGCTATGAATAAACACTATTATGGTAGACACTATATTAAGAGGCAAGATACAAAAGATTTAGAAAGATTAAAATCTATTGTGAAAAGTAGAGGAAAGTTTAATTATTATATAAATATCTTTTTCCATTACTAA
- a CDS encoding DUF58 domain-containing protein: MKIDKWFAATLFIVIGTALINGGKFFTSVAIAVVLILVFEIIYLVICKKTINIKDRTTTFKITCGEEITIKYEVENIFRIFIPYVSINSSVLKKKEDEIVYSTMLPKKKNIVEEKLSFNYRGIYNIGSKVISIKGIWGIVTMTYLKRNEEVIIVTPKIYRFEQRYFGVLGNSDLAVGGTKGESSNIKEIRKYRAGDNLKRINWKCSAKFSKLMVNEYEDKIGETNYILIDMNAINFELDPSKQKEESLVDFTASFCKNIAKIGLRFNVFISNKEVEHFVVDDEESYLLLEDYFVRNESDGRRDILDVIKQEFSNISDGIGLIIVINRLSKDFLKEINRSINYGKNNLVIVFNDCDEAIQSEVENNKNLQLVKLEESISQNGV, from the coding sequence ATGAAAATAGATAAGTGGTTTGCAGCTACATTATTTATTGTTATAGGTACTGCGTTAATCAATGGGGGCAAATTTTTTACTTCAGTTGCAATAGCAGTTGTACTTATTCTTGTTTTTGAAATAATTTATCTAGTTATATGCAAAAAGACTATAAATATAAAGGATAGGACTACTACATTTAAAATAACTTGTGGCGAAGAAATAACAATAAAGTATGAAGTGGAAAATATATTTAGAATTTTTATTCCTTATGTCAGTATAAATTCATCAGTTCTTAAGAAAAAAGAAGATGAAATAGTATACTCTACCATGCTGCCTAAAAAGAAAAATATAGTTGAAGAAAAACTTTCTTTCAATTATAGGGGAATATACAATATAGGAAGCAAAGTAATTAGCATCAAAGGCATTTGGGGAATTGTAACGATGACATATTTGAAAAGAAATGAAGAGGTTATTATTGTTACTCCTAAAATATATAGGTTTGAGCAGCGTTATTTTGGAGTCTTAGGAAATAGTGATTTAGCAGTAGGTGGAACTAAAGGTGAAAGCAGCAATATTAAAGAAATTAGGAAGTATAGAGCTGGGGATAATTTAAAACGAATAAATTGGAAATGCAGTGCTAAGTTCAGTAAGCTTATGGTAAATGAATATGAGGACAAAATTGGAGAAACAAATTATATTTTAATTGATATGAATGCAATTAATTTTGAATTGGATCCATCAAAGCAAAAAGAAGAATCTTTAGTTGATTTCACTGCATCCTTTTGTAAAAATATAGCTAAAATTGGGCTAAGATTTAATGTATTTATTAGTAATAAAGAAGTTGAGCATTTTGTTGTTGATGATGAAGAGAGTTACCTATTGTTAGAAGATTATTTTGTGAGAAATGAAAGTGACGGGCGAAGAGATATTTTAGACGTAATTAAGCAAGAATTTAGTAATATATCTGATGGAATTGGATTGATTATAGTAATTAATAGATTAAGTAAAGATTTCTTAAAAGAAATTAACAGAAGTATTAATTATGGTAAAAATAATCTTGTTATAGTGTTTAATGATTGTGATGAAGCTATACAATCAGAAGTAGAAAACAATAAAAACTTGCAGCTTGTTAAGTTAGAAGAAAGCATTAGTCAAAATGGGGTATAA
- a CDS encoding AAA family ATPase, giving the protein MKQIDELIKNISKVIIGKEETARDILKVLLSNGHILIEDVPGTGKTTLIKTLAKSIDLNYSRIQCTPDLLPSDIIGVSIFNEKTREFEFKKGPVFSNFILVDEINRTSPKTQSALLEVMEEKQVSDWSDTYIMSQPFIVFATENPIEHEGTFNLPEAQLDRFSMKISIGYPSLEQEKQILSIYSENNPFEDIKPVMTGGELRELQEKTREVFIKQDLNDYLAEIAAKIRDSELVSVGVSTRAILSLQKISQATALLNDRDYMLPDDIKENVIKSLSHRIILSRAAQQQGLDEIKVLEGIMKNVEVPKVRV; this is encoded by the coding sequence ATGAAACAGATTGACGAATTGATAAAAAATATATCTAAGGTTATTATTGGAAAGGAAGAAACAGCTCGTGATATATTAAAGGTGTTGCTATCAAATGGACACATATTAATAGAGGATGTTCCTGGAACAGGAAAAACCACGTTAATAAAAACCTTAGCTAAAAGTATAGATTTAAATTATTCAAGAATTCAATGTACACCAGATTTATTGCCATCAGATATTATTGGTGTTTCAATTTTTAATGAGAAAACAAGAGAGTTTGAATTTAAAAAAGGACCTGTATTCTCTAATTTTATATTAGTAGATGAAATCAACAGAACATCCCCAAAGACCCAATCAGCACTTTTAGAAGTTATGGAGGAAAAGCAGGTTTCAGATTGGAGCGATACATATATAATGAGTCAGCCTTTTATAGTATTTGCTACTGAAAATCCTATAGAACATGAAGGAACATTTAATTTGCCAGAGGCACAATTGGACAGGTTTTCAATGAAAATAAGTATAGGATACCCATCTTTAGAACAAGAAAAACAAATCTTAAGTATATACAGTGAAAATAACCCATTTGAAGATATTAAACCAGTAATGACTGGTGGAGAATTAAGAGAATTGCAAGAGAAAACAAGAGAAGTGTTTATTAAACAGGATTTAAATGATTACTTAGCAGAAATTGCTGCTAAAATAAGAGATTCGGAATTAGTAAGCGTGGGAGTAAGTACTAGAGCTATATTATCATTACAAAAAATATCTCAAGCTACTGCTTTGCTTAATGATAGAGATTATATGCTTCCAGATGATATAAAAGAAAATGTAATAAAATCACTAAGTCATAGAATTATATTATCTAGAGCAGCACAGCAGCAAGGTCTTGATGAGATAAAAGTGCTAGAAGGAATTATGAAAAATGTAGAGGTACCAAAGGTGAGAGTATGA
- a CDS encoding VanW family protein, with protein sequence MVKKVRNKKSTAIIVGSVLTAAIVCGGVGYVLAVQNNVSKWANKIYPGIAVEGIDLSGMNETEAKTILKSNVENNVNKKVVTATKDSKSYELKYSEINPKFNIEDTVKTALNEGKSKGLFEKNGIIKSGINKKISLEFSYDESALKKFEQKISSELNVKAKDASLVITGGNMSITSEATGIEVDKDKLHKLLKESISSDLSKQSKIDIPMNVIQPKATKAALSKIDGIISSFSTTYNPAQTDRSENLAIAAKKVNGTVVMPGETFSYNDTVGERTTEAGFKNGAIFKDNKVVQDVGGGVCQVSTTLYRAVMSAGIKSVERHNHSLKASYSDLGLDATVYWGSLDYKFKNTYNFPIYLEGYTTSNQVVFNVYGSKAGKGSNNYDIVAETIKTLEPDVQTINDPSIDAGQVVWDTQPVTGYVVKSYRVTTDASGNQIAKEFIATDTYSKVNGVKRVGTKKAK encoded by the coding sequence ATGGTTAAAAAGGTTAGAAACAAAAAATCAACAGCCATAATTGTTGGGAGTGTTTTAACAGCTGCAATTGTTTGTGGTGGTGTAGGATATGTGCTTGCAGTGCAAAATAATGTAAGTAAGTGGGCTAATAAGATATATCCAGGAATAGCTGTTGAAGGAATAGATTTATCTGGAATGAATGAGACTGAAGCAAAAACAATTTTAAAATCTAATGTAGAGAATAATGTTAATAAAAAAGTTGTTACTGCTACAAAAGATTCTAAGAGTTATGAGTTAAAGTATTCAGAAATTAATCCTAAATTCAATATAGAGGATACAGTTAAAACGGCACTTAATGAAGGAAAAAGTAAAGGGCTGTTTGAAAAAAATGGTATTATAAAATCTGGTATTAATAAAAAAATATCCTTAGAATTTAGTTATGATGAATCAGCATTAAAAAAGTTTGAACAGAAAATTTCTAGTGAGTTAAATGTTAAAGCTAAAGATGCCTCTTTAGTTATTACAGGTGGAAATATGTCAATTACTAGTGAAGCTACAGGTATAGAAGTAGATAAAGATAAATTGCATAAGTTACTTAAAGAAAGCATCTCAAGTGATTTAAGCAAGCAATCTAAAATAGATATACCAATGAATGTAATACAACCTAAGGCTACAAAAGCAGCTTTATCAAAGATTGATGGTATAATATCTTCATTTTCTACAACCTATAATCCAGCACAAACTGACAGAAGTGAAAATCTTGCTATAGCAGCTAAAAAGGTAAATGGTACAGTAGTTATGCCAGGTGAGACTTTTAGTTATAATGATACAGTTGGTGAAAGAACAACTGAGGCAGGATTTAAAAATGGTGCTATTTTTAAAGACAATAAGGTAGTTCAAGATGTTGGTGGAGGTGTTTGCCAAGTTTCAACTACATTATATAGAGCAGTAATGTCAGCAGGTATAAAATCTGTTGAAAGACATAACCATTCTTTAAAGGCATCTTATTCAGATTTGGGATTAGATGCTACAGTATATTGGGGAAGCTTAGATTATAAATTTAAAAATACTTATAATTTCCCAATATATTTAGAAGGTTATACTACATCAAATCAAGTAGTTTTTAATGTTTATGGTAGCAAAGCTGGTAAAGGCAGTAATAATTATGATATAGTAGCTGAAACAATAAAAACCCTTGAACCAGATGTACAAACTATAAATGATCCAAGCATAGATGCTGGACAAGTAGTATGGGATACTCAGCCAGTAACTGGATATGTTGTTAAGTCATATAGAGTAACTACTGATGCAAGTGGAAACCAAATTGCAAAAGAATTTATTGCTACTGATACTTACTCAAAAGTTAATGGTGTAAAAAGAGTTGGAACAAAAAAAGCTAAATAG
- a CDS encoding glycoside hydrolase family 25 protein, protein MQNNNPQSTFGPDLNEYKDQVNFSVLAYTVDFIYLRASGSATGRVRVDAKFVEYAKACRNFGIPSGAYHYAVASNDPTTADVQCDGFINALQSGYGTKDYGDLFPVIDVEAPADKSISTTTLVNWVDRFRKRFESKTRRRLMIYTGTFFAEIYNDFKVPGKGYPLSNMPLWIAMYKEIPSNPPFPPDLGGWKRWKLWQYTEKGNIRGVNPPVDLNWGPDSLDFIMPPRNVKGLSATKDQNNIYIKWDKNPDKDLLGYNLFINSEWIGTVSRDAISYVFKRSRMNLAPGAPIEVSIEAFDFDGDFSKQRTKVTI, encoded by the coding sequence ATGCAAAATAATAATCCTCAAAGCACTTTTGGGCCAGATCTAAATGAATACAAAGATCAGGTTAATTTTAGTGTTTTGGCTTATACAGTAGATTTTATATACTTAAGAGCTTCTGGTTCAGCTACAGGAAGAGTTAGAGTTGATGCAAAGTTTGTAGAGTATGCAAAAGCCTGCAGAAATTTTGGTATTCCATCAGGTGCATATCATTATGCAGTTGCTTCTAACGATCCTACTACTGCAGATGTACAATGTGATGGATTTATTAATGCATTACAATCAGGTTATGGAACAAAAGATTATGGTGATTTATTTCCGGTAATAGATGTTGAAGCACCAGCTGATAAATCAATATCAACTACTACATTGGTTAATTGGGTTGATAGATTTAGAAAAAGGTTTGAATCAAAAACAAGAAGAAGATTAATGATTTATACAGGAACTTTTTTTGCAGAAATATATAATGATTTTAAAGTTCCTGGAAAAGGATATCCGTTGAGCAATATGCCTTTGTGGATTGCAATGTATAAAGAAATACCTTCTAATCCACCGTTTCCACCAGATTTAGGTGGATGGAAGAGGTGGAAGTTATGGCAGTATACTGAAAAAGGTAATATAAGAGGAGTAAATCCACCAGTAGATTTAAACTGGGGGCCAGATAGCTTGGATTTCATAATGCCGCCAAGAAACGTAAAAGGATTAAGTGCAACAAAAGATCAAAATAATATATATATTAAGTGGGACAAAAATCCTGATAAAGATTTGCTAGGGTACAATTTGTTTATTAACTCAGAGTGGATAGGAACAGTTAGCAGGGATGCTATTAGCTATGTGTTCAAGAGAAGCAGAATGAACTTAGCACCAGGAGCCCCTATTGAAGTAAGCATAGAAGCTTTTGATTTTGATGGAGATTTTTCTAAACAAAGAACTAAGGTAACCATCTAA
- a CDS encoding sensor histidine kinase, with the protein MINKSKYRVGNRLWNRRFMAPVRLMVKITKRRMDKNIRFAIMVVFAICFFIGMVAYLISNIFFGSNDYRVVNIKDRTSIYSLLEDFNTAYRDYTKDKNVSINKSDMDKLIMNLNILNNDKVIVADFNGKVLYKYGSVTDSTIDINKNITNAIDISRKEKVTTTYMALSEEELVAYRNITFESSPALIFLYTKDDVRQSSESTGNKGGFASLVIAIIAFIVSFSNLTRDKMKYVNNISIGVGKIASGDLEYRIEEVGEDEISKIARNINSMAKQINNRMEKERRAEKTKNDLITNVSHDLRTPLTSVMGYIGLVKEGKYENEEQMKEYLDIAFKKSEKIKVLMEDLFDYTKLSNAAVKLEKTEVDIGEFLSQLIEEYSPVFFENELNVIKNIEGNLRCNIDTNKMLRVFENMISNAIKYATKPCDFEISVAKLEEKVRISFANRCEHIPKEKIDKLFDRFYRIDESRNSSKATGSGLGLAISKNIISLHGGNIWADYVEDKIIFIIEINCIS; encoded by the coding sequence TTGATAAATAAGTCTAAGTATAGAGTTGGTAATAGACTTTGGAATAGAAGATTCATGGCTCCAGTAAGACTTATGGTAAAGATAACAAAGAGAAGAATGGATAAAAACATTCGTTTTGCTATTATGGTGGTTTTTGCAATATGCTTTTTCATAGGAATGGTTGCCTATTTAATAAGTAATATATTCTTCGGGTCAAATGACTATAGAGTTGTTAATATAAAGGATAGAACATCTATATATAGTTTATTGGAGGATTTTAATACTGCATATAGAGATTATACTAAAGATAAAAATGTATCTATTAATAAATCCGATATGGATAAACTTATTATGAATTTAAACATATTAAATAATGATAAGGTAATAGTTGCAGATTTTAATGGTAAAGTACTTTATAAATATGGTAGTGTTACAGATTCCACAATAGATATAAACAAAAACATTACTAATGCTATAGATATAAGTCGTAAGGAAAAGGTAACAACAACTTATATGGCACTGAGTGAGGAAGAGTTAGTTGCTTATAGAAATATCACATTTGAAAGCAGTCCAGCGCTAATTTTTTTATATACAAAAGATGATGTTAGACAATCCTCAGAATCTACAGGTAATAAGGGAGGATTTGCATCACTTGTTATAGCAATAATAGCCTTTATAGTTTCTTTCTCTAATCTTACTAGGGATAAGATGAAGTATGTAAACAATATATCAATTGGAGTTGGTAAGATAGCCTCTGGAGATTTAGAGTATAGAATTGAAGAGGTTGGCGAAGATGAGATAAGTAAGATAGCCAGAAATATAAATTCCATGGCAAAGCAAATAAATAATAGGATGGAAAAGGAAAGAAGAGCTGAGAAAACAAAAAATGATCTTATAACTAATGTATCTCATGATTTAAGAACACCACTTACATCTGTTATGGGATATATAGGTTTGGTTAAGGAAGGCAAGTATGAAAATGAGGAACAGATGAAAGAGTATCTTGATATAGCTTTCAAAAAGTCAGAAAAGATAAAGGTACTTATGGAAGATTTATTTGATTATACGAAATTAAGTAATGCTGCAGTTAAGTTGGAGAAAACAGAAGTAGATATAGGTGAATTTTTATCTCAATTAATTGAGGAATACAGTCCTGTATTTTTTGAGAATGAGCTTAATGTTATAAAAAATATTGAGGGAAATCTAAGATGCAACATTGATACTAATAAGATGCTTAGAGTTTTTGAAAATATGATTTCAAATGCAATAAAATATGCCACAAAACCTTGTGATTTTGAAATTTCAGTGGCGAAGCTTGAAGAGAAGGTCAGAATAAGTTTTGCAAATAGGTGTGAACATATACCTAAGGAAAAGATAGATAAATTATTTGATAGATTCTATAGGATAGATGAATCAAGAAATTCAAGTAAGGCTACAGGGAGTGGACTTGGTTTAGCAATTTCTAAAAATATAATATCTCTTCATGGTGGTAACATATGGGCAGATTATGTGGAGGATAAAATTATATTCATAATTGAAATAAACTGCATTAGTTAA